Below is a window of Candidatus Trichorickettsia mobilis DNA.
CAGGAATGACATTGATCGCAGGAATGACATTGATCGAAGAAATGACGTCTGGTGTATGAAAACATATTGGGTTTACATTTTGTGTTCTAAACGTAACGGTACTTTGTATGTCGGTGTTACCAGTGATATAGCGCGTCGTATCTATGAACATAAACAAAAATTGCTAGAAGGTTTTACGCATAAATACTCTGTAGATAAGCTAGTATATGTTGAGCTGTTTCAAAATGTTAATGCGGCCATTCATCGCGAGAAATGTATTAAGCGTTGGAAGCGCGTTTGGAAGTTGAAATTAATAAATAACCAGAATCCTGAATGGAAAGATTTGTATGAAACGATATTATAAAATATGGATACTGTTCCGATGTCTTACACAACGGATGTCTCATTCCTACACAACCGATGTCATCGCTACACAACCGATGTCATCTCTGCGTAGGCACAGGGTCTTTCTATTAGCTGGGGAACAAAATCCAGTAAATCTAAAATCAATTTCTCACATATTAAAATAACAAAGGTATCAATGAAAACACATCATTATAATATTGATCTAATGACACCAATGCAAACTGATAAGGAAATATTATTTAATGAGGCGCTATTAAAAATCGATAGTTTTTGTAACAGTACTGTTCGTAATTTTATACAGCAACTTCCTGAAGCTATGATAGTCGGCGATAAATATATATTAGCCTTTGGTGAAAATGAAGGAGACATATGTTATTGTGCTGATTTGGCAAAGGGTTGGCAATTATTAAAAGCTAAAGCTGGAATGATCGTTTTTGTTTGTGAAGAAAATAGTTTTTTTATTTTTGGCTATGATCACAGATGGTCTAAGGTAACTACTGCAGCACAAGCAGCGCGTGAGCATGAAGTTATTGCTGATAATAATTTTATAGGAATAGCTGATCAATTTACACTACCAGCTGCAACAAAATATATATCTTTATATTTAAATGGCAATTGTACGATCCTTTTGGATCAGGTGCAAATTCATAAATTTACTATAATATTGAAACAGAATTATACAACTTCCTATCGCATTACCTGGTCGCAAAATATTCTGTGGCCACAACATCATCCGCATCAGATTACGGTACAAACTAATGCAATGGATATTATTTCTTTTTATCGCATTGTAGAGACACAGAGCTTCGCTGCTGTAGTGGTGGGTCAAGGTTATAGTTGGTAAGGGGGATTTTTATGATTACATTACTTGCTTCAATGGTTGGGTTTATTGGCTCAATAGTACCGGAAATATTAAAGTTTTTTAAAGATCATAATGATAAGAAACATGAATTGCAGATTATGGATCGCCAAATTGCACAGAACAAACACGGTCAGTCACAAATATTAGAAGAAATTCAGATATCTAAAGATATATTAGAACAAGCTTCATTATACTCAACTTATAAATCTGGCATTTGTTGGGTTGATGCCTTAAATGCTACAGTCAGACCAGTGCTTGCTTACAGTTTCTTTCTCATGTACGCTAGTGTGAAATTTATTCAATATTAAGCTATTCTATCAATAGCACCGTTGATAGAATATATTAATATTATTTGGACGTTAGAAGATCAGGCAATTTTCGCCGGCATTATAAGTTTTTATTTTGGCCAGAGAACCTTTAGTAAATTATGGAGAAACAAATAATGCATAGATTTACTAGTAGTGCTGGCATTGCGTTGATTAAGCAATTTGAGGGTTTTAGTAAAGTGCCGTATATTTGCGCAGGAGGATACTATACTATAGGATATGGTCATAAATTGGCGCCAAATGAACAATATGATTCTTTGTCTGAGGAAACTGCAGAACAAATTTTAGTCAGTGATTTAT
It encodes the following:
- a CDS encoding GIY-YIG nuclease family protein — its product is MKTYWVYILCSKRNGTLYVGVTSDIARRIYEHKQKLLEGFTHKYSVDKLVYVELFQNVNAAIHREKCIKRWKRVWKLKLINNQNPEWKDLYETIL